In the Malaya genurostris strain Urasoe2022 chromosome 1, Malgen_1.1, whole genome shotgun sequence genome, one interval contains:
- the LOC131427663 gene encoding histone H4, with protein sequence MTGRGKGGKGLGKGGAKRHRKVLRDNIQGITKPAIRRLARRGGVKRISGLIYEETRGVLKVFLENVIRDAVTYTEHAKRKTVTAMDVVYALKRQGRTLYGFGG encoded by the coding sequence ATGACTGGTCGCGGCAAAGGAGGAAAGGGACTCGGAAAAGGAGGCGCCAAGCGTCATCGTAAAGTGCTTCGTGATAACATCCAGGGAATTACCAAGCCCGCTATCCGTCGTCTGGCTCGTCGTGGTGGTGTCAAGCGTATCTCCGGTCTGATCTATGAGGAAACTCGTGGAGTGCTGAAGGTGTTCCTGGAAAATGTGATCCGAGATGCAGTAACCTACACTGAACACGCCAAGCGCAAGACCGTCACCGCCATGGATGTCGTGTATGCTCTGAAGCGACAGGGTCGCACTCTGTATGGTTTCGGAGGTTAA
- the LOC131427672 gene encoding histone H1-II-like — translation MAETAVDVSAAAPVAASPAKAPKKAKAAKGEAKKPKKPSTHPPVNDMVVAAIKTLKERNGSSLQAIKKYIAANYKCDVAKLAPFIKKALKSGVEKGKLTQTKGSGASGSFKIKAGAKQPAGEKKPKKAAAKKPKKAAGEKKKVAKKPAGEKKPKAKKPAAKAAKKAAAPKQKATKPSKAAANKPKTPKPKKAAPAKKAAPKKVAAKK, via the exons ATGGCTGAAACCGCTGTTGACGTATCGGCCGCAGCTCCGGTTGCTGCTTCACCGGCCAAGGCACCGAAGAAAGCCAAAGCCGCCAAGGGAGAAGCCAAAAAACCGAAGAAGCCATCGACACATCCACCAGTCAATGACATGGTAGTGGCTGCCATCAAGACGCTGAAGGAACGCAACGGATCTTCGCTGCAGGCCATCAAGAAGTACATCGCCGCCAACTACAAGTGCGACGTCGCCAAGCTGGCCCCGTTCATCAAGAAGGCCCTGAAATCTGGCGTCGAGAAGGGAAAGCTCACCCAGACCAAGGGTTCCGGTGCATCCGGCTCGTTCAAAATCAAAGCCGGTGCCAAGCAACCGGCTGGCGAGAAGAAGCCGAAGAAGGCTGCTGCCAAAAAACCGAAGAAGGCTGCCGGAGAGAAGAAAAAGGTTGCCAAGAAACCCGCTGGCGAGAAGAAACCGAAGGCCAAAAAGCCTGCAG CCAAGGCCGCCAAGAAGGCTGCTGCACCGAAGCAGAAGGCCACCAAGCCATCGAAAGCCGCTGCCAACAAGCCCAAGACCCCGAAGCCAAAGAAGGCCGCGCCAGCCAAAAAAGCTGCCCCGAAGAAGGTGGCTGCCAAGAAGTAA
- the LOC131427684 gene encoding histone H1B-like, giving the protein MAETAVDVSAAAPVAASPAKAPKKAKAAKGEAKKPKKPSTHPPVNDMVVAAIKTLKERNGSSLQAIKKYIAANYKCDVAKLAPFIKKALKSGVEKGKLTQTKGSGASGSFKIKAGAKQPAGEKKPKKAAAKKPKKAAGEKKKVAKKPAGEKKPKAKKPAGEKKPKAAAAKKAKAAPAKAAKKAAAPKQKATKPSKAAANKPKTPKPKKAAPAKKAAPKKVAAKK; this is encoded by the coding sequence ATGGCTGAAACCGCTGTTGACGTATCGGCCGCAGCTCCGGTTGCTGCTTCACCGGCCAAGGCACCGAAGAAAGCCAAAGCCGCCAAGGGAGAAGCCAAAAAACCGAAGAAGCCATCGACACATCCACCAGTCAATGACATGGTAGTGGCTGCCATCAAGACGCTGAAGGAACGCAACGGATCTTCGCTGCAGGCCATCAAGAAGTACATCGCCGCCAACTACAAGTGCGACGTCGCCAAGCTGGCCCCGTTCATCAAGAAGGCCCTGAAATCTGGCGTCGAGAAGGGAAAGCTCACCCAGACCAAGGGTTCCGGTGCATCCGGCTCGTTCAAAATCAAAGCCGGTGCCAAGCAACCGGCTGGCGAGAAGAAGCCGAAGAAGGCTGCTGCCAAAAAACCGAAGAAGGCTGCCGGAGAGAAGAAAAAGGTTGCCAAGAAACCCGCTGGCGAGAAGAAACCGAAGGCCAAAAAGCCTGCAGGTGAGAAAAAGCCGAAAGCCGCCGCTGCAAAGAAGGCTAAGGCAGCACCAGCCAAGGCCGCCAAGAAGGCTGCTGCACCGAAGCAGAAGGCCACCAAGCCATCGAAAGCCGCTGCCAACAAGCCCAAGACCCCGAAGCCAAAGAAGGCCGCGCCAGCCAAAAAAGCTGCCCCGAAGAAGGTGGCTGCCAAGAAGTAA